A single genomic interval of Clostridium facile harbors:
- a CDS encoding AraC family transcriptional regulator — MDQCVEQVLMDFEKLKNQGSKQKKQLGHQITMGKMDDKIETKPLFNKKGIDIIMHCIPPETHCPKLFHNHDYFEMVYVYRGSFENCMPNNQFTLHQGDILLLNPNVLHSVFRRSTDDLVFNIMISKQLFQEYLTNILEDNQMFSYFFSDYLYHNTKIERYLYFQNSDNLEVKESIELMIREFFSRELNASSMVLSSLIALFARLSRSYQQENKLAVYESDNNRVMYQIVTYINEHFADVTLNQLAEYFQYSPGYLSKLLRKSGKSFSQLLLECRLNKAAYYLKHTDLPISQIIEKVGYQNRVHFYRLFKETFHETPTSYRKNTLTG, encoded by the coding sequence ATGGACCAATGTGTGGAACAGGTACTTATGGATTTTGAAAAGCTGAAAAATCAGGGAAGTAAGCAAAAAAAACAACTTGGGCATCAAATAACCATGGGAAAAATGGATGATAAGATCGAAACAAAACCTCTTTTTAATAAAAAGGGAATTGATATTATCATGCACTGTATCCCACCGGAAACCCACTGCCCAAAGCTGTTCCATAACCACGATTATTTTGAGATGGTGTATGTCTATCGGGGTAGTTTTGAAAACTGCATGCCCAACAACCAGTTCACCTTGCACCAGGGAGATATTCTTTTGCTCAACCCGAATGTATTGCATTCTGTATTCCGTAGAAGTACAGATGATTTGGTGTTTAATATCATGATTTCCAAACAATTATTCCAGGAATATCTGACGAACATCCTGGAAGATAACCAAATGTTTTCCTATTTCTTTTCGGATTACCTTTACCACAACACCAAAATCGAACGTTACCTCTATTTTCAGAACAGCGACAACCTAGAGGTAAAAGAATCCATTGAACTAATGATACGGGAATTTTTCAGCAGGGAACTAAACGCCAGCAGTATGGTGCTTTCCAGCCTGATTGCTTTATTTGCCCGATTGTCAAGGAGCTATCAACAGGAAAACAAGCTTGCCGTGTACGAAAGCGACAACAACCGTGTGATGTATCAGATAGTTACCTATATCAACGAACATTTTGCCGATGTTACCCTGAACCAGTTGGCGGAGTATTTTCAGTATTCTCCAGGCTATCTCTCCAAGCTGCTGCGGAAATCCGGCAAGAGTTTTTCCCAACTGCTGTTGGAATGCCGGCTGAATAAAGCCGCCTACTATTTAAAACACACCGACCTGCCCATTTCTCAGATTATCGAAAAAGTAGGATATCAGAATAGGGTGCATTTTTACCGATTATTTAAAGAAACATTTCACGAAACCCCAACCAGCTACCGGAAAAACACCTTGACTGGTTGA
- a CDS encoding SF0329 family protein: MKRILGSWSGMRNYLEQEMLADSLKGRVQYFCNSFRKTDGFELIEIRVDGRARKRFSWQTTAFQHYREKQKQCHDYTPRDAWIEFHKFIRLPVEEREEFTDEEFCEALKIYRSLSIQESLYHSNPIVRMFAILDRRVGKRSLLKLSQQIQKQPHWLQYFYCLRLKAEHLYLNEYPLPR, encoded by the coding sequence ATGAAAAGAATATTGGGTTCCTGGAGCGGCATGCGGAACTATCTGGAACAGGAGATGCTGGCGGATTCCTTAAAAGGGAGGGTACAGTATTTCTGCAATTCTTTCCGCAAAACGGATGGATTTGAATTGATTGAAATTAGAGTGGATGGCAGGGCGCGGAAACGGTTTTCCTGGCAAACCACAGCGTTCCAGCACTATCGGGAAAAACAGAAACAATGCCATGATTACACTCCACGGGACGCATGGATAGAGTTTCACAAATTTATCCGTTTGCCTGTGGAGGAACGGGAAGAATTTACGGACGAGGAATTTTGCGAAGCCTTAAAGATATATCGTTCGTTGTCTATTCAAGAATCCCTTTACCATAGCAATCCAATTGTTAGGATGTTTGCTATTTTGGATAGGAGGGTAGGAAAACGCAGCCTTCTAAAACTCTCACAGCAAATACAAAAACAGCCCCATTGGCTGCAATATTTTTATTGTCTACGGTTGAAAGCGGAACACCTGTATTTGAATGAGTATCCTTTGCCTAGATGA